A genomic window from Elaeis guineensis isolate ETL-2024a chromosome 3, EG11, whole genome shotgun sequence includes:
- the LOC105036372 gene encoding protein argonaute MEL1: MSGYRGGYAGGNYPGGGDSGRGRGNDRGGGRARGGDRGVHRGRRGRGGGQWQEPRPSNASSSSWSPVMEDTKPIPAFPLNPVPVSKVVERFQELVIMQGAEETTPATTPESSKSLRLPRRPGFGSIGSSSIVHANHFFVKVADTDLHQYHVDISPEVAKREVNRAVISELVTSYGKSCLGSRKLAYDGRKSMYTAGALPFSSKDFVIKLTDGNEQGKIRRERQFKISIKFAGRPDLHHLREFLRGGLGDDGRGPQEVIQALDVVLRVHPSKNYVTVARSFFSPEFGDRSPIGGGLECWRGYYQSLRPTQMGLSLNIDIAATSFYKDMDVVHFAVDHLGVRDPRSPLSYSDIEKLTKALRGLKIEVTHRKDSRQQFRIKGITSLPLKELKFPVDDQGTKTTVLDYFSEKYDYKLKLVLWPCLQAGSDNKPIYLPMEVCKIVQGQRYSKKLHEKQVTEMLRSMCQRPQQRRDRILEVVKYNNKNSEEDHVEADFGINIAQDLALVEARILPTPVLKYHDSGMEQTVRPVMGQWNMINKKMVTAARIDYWTCINFSSLHHNAVSQFCRSLMEMCSTCGMVCNRNPIIDIRAAYSGTLFDALRDVQKYSDAALARQGIKGKQLQLLIVILPDANNIYGTIKRICETELGIVSQCCIQKNIFNPKPQYLSNLALKINVKVGGRNTMLKDSINIQLGQNVPTIFFGADVSHPPPGEDSSSSIAAVVASMDWPEVSKYRCQISAQPHQQEIIEDLYKEQMDHQKGVVHGGMIRELLIAFHHTTGQWPQSIIFYRDGVSEGQFKHVLLYELIAIRKACFSLHQKYIPRITFVVVQKRHHTRLFPDVRAKPNTIDRSGNIAPGTVVDKKICHPIEFDFYLCSHAGIQGTSRPTHYHVLWDDNGFTADALQMLTYNLCYTYARCTRSVSVVPPAYYAHLAAFRARLYTQVDVSDGGSSSSATRNTRERRVEVRPLPSIKENMKDVMFFC; the protein is encoded by the exons ATGTCCGGGTACAGAGGAGGTTACGCCGGAGGTAACTACCCCGGCGGCGGAGACAGCGGAAGGGGTAGAGGCAATGACCGCGGCGGCGGAAGGGCCAGAGGTGGTGACCGCGGTGTTCATagaggaagaaggggaagagGCGGCGGCCAATGGCAGGAACCAAGGCCATCGAACGCCTCTAGCTCGTCATGGTCACCGGTGATGGAGGACACGAAGCCTATCCCTGCTTTTCCTCTGAATCCCGTTCCAGTGTCCAAGGTGGTGGAGCGCTTTCAAGAACTCGTAATCATGCAAGGGGCGGAGGAGACTACACCAGCCACCACCCCAGAGTCGAGCAAGAGTTTGCGGCTTCCGCGGCGACCGGGCTTTGGTTCCATTGGAAGTTCTTCAATCGTCCACGCTAACCACTTCTTTGTCAAAGTAGCCGACACCGATCTCCACCAGTATCAT GTTGACATAAGTCCTGAGGTTGCAAAGAGAGAAGTCAACAGAGCTGTGATCTCCGAGCTCGTGACATCATATGGTAAATCTTGTCTAGGGAGCCGAAAGCTGGCATACGATGGGAGGAAGAGCATGTACACGGCAGGAGCTTTGCCtttctcctccaaggattttgtcATCAAATTGACTGACGGGAACGAACAGGGCAAAATCAG GAGGGAGAGGCagtttaaaatttcaatcaagttTGCTGGACGGCCCGACCTGCACCATTTGCGAGAGTTCTTGCGAGGAGGTCTGGGGGATGATGGAAGGGGACCGCAAGAAGTCATCCAAGCTCTCGATGTGGTGCTTAGGGTGCATCCTTCTAAGAA TTATGTTACTGTGGCAAGGTCTTTCTTCTCTCCAGAATTTGGGGACCGTAGTCCAATTGGTGGTGGCTTGGAATGTTGGAGGGGGTATTACCAGAGTCTTCGCCCCACGCAGATGGGATTATCTTTGAATATTG ATATTGCTGCAACATCATtttacaaggatatggatgttgTACACTTCGCAGTGGACCATCTTGGAGTTCGGGATCCTAGGAGTCCCCTTTCTTATTCTGATATTGAAAAA CTGACAAAGGCCCTTAGAGGGTTGAAGATTGAGGTTACACACAGAAAAGATTCACGCCAGCAATTTAGGATTAAAGGGATAACCTCCTTGCCACTGAAAGAGCTCAA GTTTCCTGTTGATGATCAGGGAACAAAGACGACTGTCCTCGATTATTTTAGTGAAAAGTACGATTATAAACTGAAGCTTGTTTTGTGGCCATGTCTGCAAGCTGGCAGTGATAACAAGCCGATATATCTACCCATGGAG GTCTGCAAAATAGTGCAAGGACAGAGATATTCAAAAAAGTTACACGAAAAGCAAGTAACTGAGATGCTAAGATCAATGTGTCAACGCCCTCAACAAAGGCGGGACAGAATCCTAGAG GTGGTGAAATACAACAACAAAAACAGCGAAGAGGATCATGTAGAAGCAGACTTTGGGATCAATATTGCCCAAGATCTTGCCCTAGTTGAAGCCCGTATTCTGCCAACTCCGGTG CTCAAGTATCATGATTCTGGCATGGAGCAAACTGTTAGGCCAGTGATGGGTCAGTGGAACATGATTAATAAG AAAATGGTAACTGCTGCAAGGATCGACTATTGGACGTGCATAAACTTTTCTTCGCTCCATCACAATGCAGTGTCTCAATTTTGTCGCAGTTTGATGGAGATGTGCTCAACCTGTGGGATG GTATGCAATCGCAACCCAATAATCGATATTCGGGCAGCTTACTCAGGGACTCTTTTTGATGCTCTGCGAGATGTGCAAAAGTATTCTGATGCAGCACTAGCTCGTCAGGGCATTAAGGGAAAACAACTTCAGTTGCTAATAGTAATTTTACCTGATGCTAATAATATTTATG GAACGATCAAGAGGATATGTGAAACAGAGCTAGGGATAGTATCACAATGCTGCATACAGAAAAACATTTTTAACCCAAAACCACAATATCTTAGTAATCTGGCTTTGAAGATTAATGTTAAG GTTGGAGGACGAAATACTATGCTTAAAGACTCCATTAATATTCAACTTGGTCAAAATGTTCCTACCATTTTCTTTGGAGCTGATGTGTCACATCCCCCTCCTGGAGAGGATTCATCTTCTTCGATTGCTGCG GTTGTGGCTTCAATGGATTGGCCTGAGGTGTCCAAATACAGATGTCAAATCTCTGCACAGCCACATCAACAAGAAATAATCGAGGACTTGTATAAAGAACAGATGGACCATCAAAAGGGTGTTGTGCATGGAGGGATGATTAG GGAACTTCTCATTGCTTTTCATCATACAACAGGCCAGTGGCCACAATCTATCATATTCTACAG GGATGGTGTTAGTGAAGGACAGTTCAAGCATGTCTTGCTATATGAATTAATTGCAATTCGGAAG GCTTGTTTTTCATTGCACCAAAAGTATATTCCTCGGATAACGTTCGTGGTAGTACAAAAAAGGCATCACACACGCTTGTTTCCAGATGTGCGTGCTAAACCTAATACAATTGATAGAAGTGGGAATATTGCACCTG GTACGGTGGTGGATAAAAAAATCTGTCACCCAATAGAGTTTGATTTTTACCTCTGTAGTCATGCAGGTATTCAG GGCACAAGCAGGCCGACTCACTATCATGTACTGTGGGATGATAATGGCTTTACGGCTGATGCATTACAAATGTTGACTTACAACCTATGTTATAC GTATGCTCGATGCACTCGGTCTGTTTCAGTGG TTCCTCCTGCATACTATGCACATCTAGCTGCTTTCAGAGCAAGATTGTACACTCAAGTTGATGTGTCGGATGGTGGATCATCATCTTCAGCTACAAGAAATACCCGAGAAAGGAGGGTTGAGGTGCGACCCCTTCCTAGCATTAAGGAAAATATGAAGGATGTTATGTTCTTTTGCTGA